AACTATTTCTTGGTTAGCTTGCAGGTACATAATGACTCGCAAATTACTCATCATAGTGGTTACCGTGATGTGGTGCAGTTCATTGACGAGGTGATCGCTAGTTTTGCAGAATATGCTGACACAACGCAGATACTGGTATTTAAGCATCATCCGTTAGATCGTGGTCACCGTGATTATCGTGAGTTGGTGGCAAGCCTAGCAGCACGTTATCAAGTTAAATCAAGAGTGTTTTATGGTTGTGATATGCACTTGCCAACACTTATGAAGCATAGTATCGGTATGGTGACTATCAATAGTACAACGGGTCTGCAGTCGGTGTACCATAAAAAACCTACCAAAGTGATGGGACGAGCCATCTACGATACCCCTAAGCTCACAGATCCTAAGACACTTGCGCAATTTTGGCAGCAGCCTACACATCCAGATAATGAGTTCTATCTAAGATTCCGTGAGTATCTGATTGAGCAAACTCAAATCAACGGGGCGTTTTACGGTAAATCGCCATGGATGTATAAGTACTTACCGCAGTCAGAGACCACAGGCATAATGTCTGATACTGCTAAATAGTTCAGCAGCCATAGTCAGTAAATATCTGTCGATATCTTGCAGTAACTATTTTAGAGTTATAAATCTTTGAGTTATAAACCTTTAATTTAAAGCTTTCTATAACTATTAGCTCCAGTCAGTCGTCAATTTTAGCTACGAATCAAATCCTTACCAATAAAATCGCCTTACTTTACAGTGGAAAACTGCTAGAATACGCTCACATGTCTGTGTATATCATCAAGCGTCATGAACAGTGGCTTTAATAATAAATGTTATTAACTTAGCTCTTTTTAAATACGCTTTAGTTACCACAATTGACACCACTAGTTTTTATTTTTTAAATCTTATTTCCAAAATTATTATCGCAATAATATCTAATAACCGTTATTTTTCCACTGTTGTTCAAGTACCGTTTGTTCAAGTATTTTTGTTCAGTAGCGGTTATCCAATCACCTTTTATTTAGTAGGCGCTTTGTGACTGCATTAGCCAATATTCGTAACTTTTCTATCATTGCCCACATTGATCACGGCAAGTCGACGCTTGCCGATCGCTTTATTCAGATGTGCGGTGCCTTGCAAGATCGTGAAATGCAGGCGCAAGTACTCGACTCCATGGATATTGAGCGCGAGCGTGGGATTACTATCAAAGCACAATCGGTCACCTTATTTTATGACCATCCAAATGGTGAGCGCTATCAGCTTAACTTTATTGATACCCCCGGCCACGTTGATTTTTCATACGAAGTTTCGCGTTCATTAGCTGCCTGTGAAGGTGCGTTATTGGTTGTAGATGCGGCGCAGGGCGTGGAAGCCCAGTCTGTTGCCAACTGCTATACTGCCGTTGATCAAGGCTTGGAAGTGATGGCAGTCTTGAATAAGATTGACTTACCACAAGTTGAGCCTGAGCGCGTTATCCAAGAGATTGAAGATATTATTGGTATTGACGCGGTAGATGCGCCGCGAGTATCAGCAAAATCTGGTCTTGGTGTTGATAAACTACTTGAAGCGTTGGTTGAGTTTATTCCACCGCCAACAGGTGATCGTGAAGCACCATTACAAGCATTAATTATTGATTCATGGTTTGATAGCTATTTAGGCGTTGTCTCGTTAGTACGTGTCCGTCAAGGTACTGTTAAAAAAGGCGATAAAATTTATATTAAATCGACCAAAGAGGCTCATCCAGTCAGCTCTATTGGCGTGTTTACGCCTAAACCTTTAGATACAGGGATTTTAGAAGCTGGTGAAGTAGGCTTTATTATCGCTGGTATCAAGGATATTGCTGGTGCACCAGTCGGTGATACCATTACGCATTCTAAGACACCTGACGTTGATCGTATCCCTGGATTTAAACAGATTACGCCGCAAGTCTATGCTGGTATGTTCCCTGTTGAATCTACTGACTTTGAAAAGTTTCGTGAAGCACTACAGAAGTTGCAAATTAATGATGCGTCGCTATTTTTTGAGCCAGATACTTCTGATGCGTTGGGCTTTGGTTTCCGTTGTGGCTTCTTAGGTATGCTGCATATGGAGATTATCCAAGAGCGCCTAGAGCGTGAGTATGACTTGGATCTTATCACCACTGCGCCGTCAGTTATCTATGAGATTGTAAAAAAAGATGGCAGCATCATCTATGTTGATAATCCATCAAGATTGCCTGAACCGAATAATATCGAAGAGTTCCGTGAGCCGATTGCCCGTTGTCAGATTTTAGTGCCGCAGGATTATCTCGGTAACGTTATGACTTTGTGTATTGAGCGCCGCGGTGTACAGGTTGATATGCGCTTTATGGGCAGACAAGTTCAGCTGATATTTGATATTCCGATGGGTGAGGTGGTGATGGATTTCTTTGATCGCCTAAAGTCAGTCTCGCGCGGATTTGCGTCACTTGATTATAACTTTGAGCGTTATCAAGTCGATAAATTGGTTAAAGTTGACGTACTTATCAACGGTGAAAAAGTTGACGCTTTAGCCATGATTGTGCACGAAACACAATCTCGTTATCGCGGTAATGCGCTGGTTACCAAGATGAAAGAGCTTATTCCACGGCAGATGTTTGATGTGGCCATTCAAGCCGCTATCGGCGGCCAAATAATTGGACGTAGTACGGTTAAAGCCATGCGTAAAGATGTATTAGCCAAA
The nucleotide sequence above comes from Psychrobacter sp. P2G3. Encoded proteins:
- the lepA gene encoding translation elongation factor 4 produces the protein MTALANIRNFSIIAHIDHGKSTLADRFIQMCGALQDREMQAQVLDSMDIERERGITIKAQSVTLFYDHPNGERYQLNFIDTPGHVDFSYEVSRSLAACEGALLVVDAAQGVEAQSVANCYTAVDQGLEVMAVLNKIDLPQVEPERVIQEIEDIIGIDAVDAPRVSAKSGLGVDKLLEALVEFIPPPTGDREAPLQALIIDSWFDSYLGVVSLVRVRQGTVKKGDKIYIKSTKEAHPVSSIGVFTPKPLDTGILEAGEVGFIIAGIKDIAGAPVGDTITHSKTPDVDRIPGFKQITPQVYAGMFPVESTDFEKFREALQKLQINDASLFFEPDTSDALGFGFRCGFLGMLHMEIIQERLEREYDLDLITTAPSVIYEIVKKDGSIIYVDNPSRLPEPNNIEEFREPIARCQILVPQDYLGNVMTLCIERRGVQVDMRFMGRQVQLIFDIPMGEVVMDFFDRLKSVSRGFASLDYNFERYQVDKLVKVDVLINGEKVDALAMIVHETQSRYRGNALVTKMKELIPRQMFDVAIQAAIGGQIIGRSTVKAMRKDVLAKCYGGDVSRKKKLLSKQKAGKKRMKQVGNVEIPQEAFLAVLQVD